A window of the Zeugodacus cucurbitae isolate PBARC_wt_2022May chromosome 2, idZeuCucr1.2, whole genome shotgun sequence genome harbors these coding sequences:
- the LOC105215803 gene encoding C-type lectin 37Db produces MKQAVILITILAALAKCATSVPAAGENVSALNIESRLAPIDGSRFIASLTNMNWFGAYGFCSQQNATLLSLEMGKNDNKKKEFTAFIKLYHLESHEYWLSGTRLEDDVTFRWGLGGLPISQADWAPSQPDNLGGQQRCMKLFTSIKWDDEDCFAKFYAACQKY; encoded by the exons ATGAAGCAAGCAGTCATATTAATCACGATTCTCGCCGCTCTGGCAAAGTGTGCCACTAGTGTTCCAGCCGCAGGCGAAAATGTCTCCGCGCTGAACATAGAAAGTCGCc TTGCCCCAATCGATGGCAGCCGTTTTATAGCCAGCTTGACAAAT ATGAATTGGTTCGGTGCCTATGGCTTTTGTAGTCAACAGAATGCAACACTTCTCTCATTAGAAATGGGAAAAAacgataataaaaagaaagagttTACagcttttattaaattgtacc ATCTCGAGTCGCATGAGTATTGGCTCTCCGGTACACGGCTAGAAGATGATGTAACCTTCCGTTGGGGTTTGGGGGGTCTGCCAATATCCCAAGCCGATTGGGCTCCCAGTCAGCCAGACAACTTAGGTGGTCAACAGCGCTGCATGAAATTGTTTACGTCGATAAAGTGGGATGATGAAGATTGTTTTGCTAAATTTTATGCTGCTTGTCAAAAGTATTAA